The nucleotide window aggctgcagggtgacagtgactctttgagctgaaagacaatcagGATAAAGGATGATATAAGAACACACTCTATCAAGAATATAGAGCCCTCTAGTGACCCTACTGTAGATCTGCTCACCTCCCACAGTGACTGTCACAGTGCTGATGGTGTTTCCCTGAAGGTCCCTTACTGTGTAGCTcccctgatcagctggagtgagggagtgcagtgtcagagagctgttctgcactgacactctATGTTCATACCCGGGGTCAGGGGgccctgcgctgctcagtaagactCTGGAAGACTGGGTagatcctgcaggatcaaacagcacctccactggaccagtagtatggagagggagagacagagaggctccAGACTGATGGGTGACATTTTCTTCATGAGCTGAAAGCAGAGAGATGAACATCAGAATGTCAGCTGGGTTTGGATTATTTTAGTTTGCAGACTTTGAAAAGAACATTGAAAACAGCCTTGGAGTCTAATAAAGATGGACAGTGTAAGAACTGGGGACAAGATTATCCAGATGTGAACATTATCAGACACCTCCCACAGTGGGCTCAGCTGGACGCTGTTAAAACCGAGACTCGTGAGCTGTTACCTGTGACAGTGAGATAAGTGTCCTCCAGGAACTGCAGGTGGTCTCGCTCGGCTTCCCGATAGCACTCATACAGGCCCGTGTCGGAGAACGTCACAGCAGCGATGGTCAGGGAGTAATTTCCCAGTCTGGCCTTGTCTCCGGACATCTGGGCTCTGTGCTCGAACCCGGGTCCAGAATGAGGTCTTCCACCTTCGACATACAGCACAGGTCTTCCTGTAGACAACACCCATTTTACAGCAGGCTGGTCCACAGGGGCTGGATCCTTGGAGATGCAGGGCAGTGTAGCCGAGTCCAAAAATCTCACAGTGACAGGGCCAGCACAGGACTCTGGGAAACAACAGACGTGCTTTCAGACAGGCCTGGGGATCACCAAGGGGAGACATGCTacctccctcctcccccccaCCTGCTGTCAGCTCCAAGAAGTTACACACGCACACTGAAACCCCCCGCGTTTACGGTGAGTTACACTAACGGATGGTGTAATTTCAGTGTCTTCCGGTGAGGATATTATCAATTAGCCATCTCATTTGAATACCGGTATTTCTGGGCTTTTATTGTGACCAGTCAAAATAATTGTCTCCTTATTCACAGTGTAACCACAAGAGCTGCCGATGGAACCACAACTGCACTGTTAAAATAGCATTAATTGGCAGGTCCAAACTTGGTAGCTGtgagttgtctttttttttaagaaaactgaaataaagtttCAAATAGTTCAAATAAAGAGACAAGGGAGTCTCTCATTCTCATTTTGAATAAGCAGTTCgagaatgtttaaaaacatcaaaccAGCCTTCGAGCCACCTAtttataaagaataaagaataagaAACTGCTtcgcattaaaaaacaaactgtactattttaaaagcaaatggaATAAACATGGAAAGTACACAGAGAACTGGATTCAACAGGATGTGTTGCTTTGATAACCATGTACTAAGCTGCCCTAAGTGGTTTAATAACATATCAACAAAACACTGGACACTCACCCAtccagcccccacctggatgatgcaatggcaggcatagtgcaccagtcctctccccacaaaccaactctcagtggggaggagagcagagtggtgaagccagttcagagagggggggttattaagaggccatgatgggtaaagaccagggggggaatttggccaggacgccggggttacacccctactctttccgagaaaagccctgggattgttaatggccacagagagtcaggacctcggttttacatctcatccaaaggacagcacttttttacagtccagtgtcccagtCATTATAccagggcatcaggacccacacagaccacagggtgagcaccccctgctggccccactaacacctctcccagcagcaacctcagctttcccaggagtctcccctccaggtactgaccaggctcacaccagctaagtttcagtgggggggggggggctgccagctgggagctgctggGTGATACACCTGCCGGCTAAATGTAAGAACTGTTCCGGCGCCTCCGGGATCGTGTCGCGACGGTGGAGGAAACTGAACTCCAGCTGGAATCTGAAGGGAACTTGAATCGAAAGCCCGGAGCGTCACCCACCCGTGGTCCAGAGCACCAGTAAAAAGGCAGCAGGGATTGTCGGGAGCGCCATCCTGCCAGGAGGATCCCAGACGAGAGTCGACTCTCCCAATCTGCAGCTGAAGCGACACTGAACGGCCGCTGCAAAGACCGCGCTGGTCTGTAAGGGGGAGATAAGAGATGTTTCAGCAAGAAAATTGGCATTGCCCCCTCCTGCCATAAGTGAATATAAACTGGGTAGAGAATACAAATGGAAAGACAGATTAACAGCTTGGATTCCCCCccaaggcaaaaacaaaaatcgTGACTGGGCAGAAGGTAACATCTCAGATAAACAATGAAACACTACAACGCTGGTTCCACCCGCtcagaagacaaaaacaaatcagttgAGTTTGTGTCTTTTGCAGGAGGCTATGCCACAGAGCCATGGGTCtcctgaaaaaaaggaaagcgaCCTGAAACTGCTCGGGAGCAACTTGCAACGGCACGAACCGGCACACACGCAGAGCCGACGAGCGCGGTGGGTTTCACCGTGTGTAGGACGGGGGGCGACTTCACGGATTTCAACCTGTTCTCAGCAGCAACCGAGTGTTTCCGGGGATCCGGAGCCTGGTGGCCCACAAACACACGCCTGGTGGTTTTGCGGTCTAGTCGAGTGCTCGGCTACATGGACGTCGTAAGGAGAGGGAacgggtaaaggtttattccgcgctgaaaaaaaaagaaaagagacaacactTCGGCCTCGACTGCTGGAAGGTGAAACAAAATCTCACACGTGTATCTTTAAAACGGAGATTTAAAACGGAGTTACGTCGACAGAAAAAGACTATCGGAGGTGAAGGGCTCCGTTAAGCTTGATAGAGTTCACGAGCCCTCTTCATCAACCTATTTTAACACCCTCCTGTCAGAACAAGGAAGAACAAAACCCTTTTATTTGTGCCGAGGTACAGGAGGTCATCCGCAGATCCGCAAAACACGAAAACTCCGGCATTTCTACTCCACTTGAAGCACTTTCCCTTTACAAAACCCGACGCGTTTTAAACTTTTAACCAAAGAGAGACGCgtatttaaacagaaaaggaCTAGTCCAAAAAGATTCTAAGCGAATGACGAGAcggctaaaaaaaacaaccacgcACTTTCTAGTCGCCAAATACATGTGTGCATTTTCTATCTAAAACTAGCAGGGGGGCTGAGCATTTGGTTAACAGCAATCGAAAAAAGGAGAGCTGCTCGCCTCCTTTCTAAATCCACTCCCTTCTGTCTGGAATGATGCAGCTCGCAGCGGTTAAAATCGAGCTCTTCCCACCTGAGGATCAGTCGCACCTCCGCGCTGAGGAAGGTGCCGGGATCAGCACACAGCTCTGTCCTGCAGCAACACGCTCGCCAAGAGAGATTTCAGACTCATCCCGGCTGATATGCTATTTGCCCCCCCAGCAGTGATGTCTGAGGTCCTCGCACACTCACCTGCGCGTCCAGTCCGCCGGCTCTGTACTGCGTATCAGCTATTCTGCCATCCCGGCTTGTCTGCCGAGTTTCCGACAGTTTATATGCACATTGCAGCGATACAAGTACCGCCTACTACGTGAGAATAAGATCAGAACAGCGAGGCTTTAGCTTCTACCCATAACTCCGCCCATTGCCACACCGATATCCGGGGGGATACCTGCGAAACTCTTTTAAATAGCAGACCCGTGACGAATTATACATATGGCAATCCGTTGGCTTTGGGCCTAATCAGAAACCTGATTTGCACGGGTCAGGGTGGCGAATGTGCCGTCGCCTCAGAGTGTCTCCGTGACTTTTCTTAGAACGAGCGACTACAGGATAGTTTAAGGCCATGCTATAAAAATAATCAGATCCCGTAAATGAATGAGTGAAATAAACTGGCAGAATCCTGTTAGGTAATctgcagaaaaatgaaataccCCCACGCGGGATACGACGAACACACGAGTCTCCCCCACTGTCAGGTGCTAAGAAGTTGCGTTTTGGCCTGCAGTTCTGCGCTAAACTTGAGTTGAAGTGCCTACGTTACTGCCCAGGGGTCTCTCCCACCTGTGATCTTAATTAACCACGAGCAGACCCTGCTGCAGGAATCCGGTACCGAGGATTAAACCGCTCGTCTACCGCGCAGGAAACTGAACAGGGGTTCGGAATCTCTGAATTATCCTGACCGGTTCACTGATCTGCGGGCCACTATCGATGTACATTTATAAATGTCCAATGCACGTGATAATGTTGGGTTTTTGAGACAACTGCGTGTGGGCGCTGTATTTTTCCTTGCTCAAACCACACTTAAGTCATACGGAGATACTTCAGACgcgttcattttgtttttttaaagacaggcTGCATTTATGTGCACGAGCTAAATAAATACACGTAAATGTAAGCCTGATGCACCTGCATGAGCTAAGTGCGTTAGTTCTTTTGGGCGGGTTTTCTCATTTCAACGGCTAATGTTTTAGCGTTCTCTAGAAGATATAAACTTGGGGTTTCTTCGCAAGTTCAGAACAATTTTTAGTGCGGAGTTGGGAGACAAATTTCTGCGGGCAAGTTCATTGCAGTGCTTATGAACCTCGGGTACATTATTAACCAGCTACTAGTCCGTTATTTCTCCTAATTGCAATGGCACATTTAGGACACAAACAACCTACCCAGtaacacaaaaagcaaaagtcaGCGAAGGGACTGAAAGTCTCGTTTAGTAGCAGTGTCGAAGTCATTCTCGTGTCACGCCGTCGCCTCTGACCTGCGAAGTgggttttttaaaatactgcccCATCCTCGAGTCTGACTGGTCTCTCTCAAGCGCCGGCAGAGAACACTTCTTGAACCTCGTAcgaagggggaggggggagaacGACATTAAATGTCTTCGACCGTCCGAAGAAACTGGGTATGATTCATGTTGTGTAAAAATGCTGCCCCGCTTTGTTTCAATACGTTCAACCGCGTTTGAAACGAaagaacaacaacagaaaaacagagaCTCCCCCAAAGCAGAGTCCTTTGAACTAAGAATAGCGGGGGGAAATGTGTCACCGCCCCCACGAGggctaaaaactaaaaatagtcCAACATTGCAAATCCTGGAGATTTCAGGGCGGCGCCGAGAACGAACAGAAACTCTCTCCCGAGACGCCTTCCAGCGATCCGGCAGCAGAGTGGGCGTCTCCGTCACCTGCTCTGTCAGGCCGAGGGAACACGCAGACAACTGCAGCCGAGGGACAAGTTCGAGTTTTCTCGGGGCGAGCTGGAGGTGAACGAAGCGAGTATCGGAGAACAACTTAAGCCGAGGGTCGTTGCGGGTCCGGACCGGCCGGCTTCAAAGCGGGTGAAACTCTTCTTCTGCCGTCATCGCCGTCGTcatcatcagcagcagcagcaggaaggGTGTGAGTGACGAGCTCCGAGACAGAGGGGTTTTACAGATTCGGGGTCGATTTCTGGAGCTGAGAAAAGTGGGGGGATAGCGGGTGAGAACTGAGGCGTTAAAGAGTGGCCCGCGGAAGGGGGTCAAACCGGCAGTTTGCTGATGTGCGAAACGCCGGCAGGAAAACACAACACAGCAAAACAGAAACGCCGAGTTGTATCGTGAcgcacctgtcacctgtcccgcAGCAGGTTGCAACCTGTTGGACAGCGGTATCGCCGAGACCTGTTGGAAGCCGCAGAAGATGGCTCATCTCCACCCCGACACGAGCAAAAACCGAGCGATCAGCCGGAGATAACCCGATCCCAAATGAGATGCGTCAAGGTAATGAACAACACTCATAGAACtcgcatttttaaaatgactggcgttatataataatattagtaataacactgtattttatatagcgcctttaaaggcggcctctcaaagcgctttacagaataacaacagcaacaataatAGGCTTATTAGTAAATCTGTATACATAGTATGTACGAAACATGATTTTAATTgagattttaataataaaaaatgcattgtacATAGCGACTGTAAAAACGGCACAACTGATGCGGGAGTGTAGATCATTTCCTTCGGGACGAAGCATTTGTAGGACATTTTGGTGACACGAcctagcagaaaaaaaagatgtcgGACGAAAGGGGCAACTAATTGTAACAGTCAACTAAAATTGCGAACGAACCACAACACCACGGATCCCGTGTTCTAATGAGAGAGAAAGGTGACGTCAGAACCACACCTACAGGTGCTCATTAACGCAGGGCCTGTAGTCCTGCGATGGTGATGTCTGAGATCGACTATTGAGAGAAATATCCCAGGGAGGATAGCGAGCTGAAGTCTAGGCACAGATCACTCGCGCTATCGCTGCCAAATCCAGTTCTCACTCGTTAAAACCCCAATGAAGAGCCCAGAGAATCATGCCGAACCCATCTCCAGTCCAGTGACGACCTGGCCCGCCGAGACCCACACGGAACCGGTCTCTCCAGACAGCCTCTCCCGAACCAGAGCCCACCCCAAATTGGACAGCACCGGAGCTCAGGCCCAGCTGAGCCGGGCCGATCCGAACTGAACTGAACCGAACCTGCCCACCTCACACGCCTGCAGGCCCCGGGACAGTAGCACAGCTCCGGTAATCCGGTCATTGTATCAATTCATTAGTTTACTTAATAAATCGGGGCAGTTTTATTGCTAACGAACATCACCGCAGTCCGGCGGGTCTCAGACGTCACGCAGCGGCGAGCGGAACCCGACCGGGAGAATAACGGCGCTGCCAGCCCCCGCCACCAGACGGCGCTGTCCCTGAAACCCAGCCCTCAGTTAGTTAACAGcagccctgcaactcacaacaggcaacccactgaagctaagggggtgtgagcctggtcagtacctggataagagacctcctggaaaaaactaaagttgctgctggaagaggtgttagtggggccagcagggggtgctcaccctgcagtccatgtgggtcctaatgccccagtatagtgacggggacactggactgtaaacaggtgccgtccttcggatgagacgtaaaaccgaggtcctgactctctgtggtcattaaaaatcccagggcgcttctcgaaaaagagtaggggtgtaaccccggcgtcctggccaaatttcccattggcccttaccaatcatgatctcctaatcacccccctctctgaactggcttcatcactctgctctcctccccactgagagctgatgtgtggtgagcgttctggcgcactatggctgcagtcgcatcatccaggtggatgctgcacattggtggtggtggaggggagtccccatgacctgtaaagtgctttgagtggagtgtccagaaaagcgctatataagtgtaagcaattattattattattattattattattattattattaacagtattaatacCGCACAGCCGAGCTTCGCCATCTCAAATCAAGAGCGGCCGAAACTTGGCGTGGGAAGCGTAAGTTCACCAAATTACCCACAAGAGGGCGCCAGAGCTACATGTTTGAAGACCACAATCAGGCCAGATATCCATTTAGCACTTCGAATTGAGAAATAACGTCTTTGCAGTAAGAAAGACAATTTTCGTACTTACATTAAgtgtttatttataaattatagaATAGACAGAGAAAAGTGACAATTAAAGGCACTTACAACACTACATATAACATGTTTACAACACAATTTAAGAGTACTTTGAAATTATTGTGCTCTAGAATACAAACTGCACTTAAACCACAAATAAATACATGCATGCATCCACCTAATAATAAACTTCCAGAAAAAGATTCCAAGTCCATTTTTTCATGATAtcagcatttgtattttttgtgctCCAAGAACGCTTACAAATAAGGAATGTGGGCCGTTTGGCACTTCATACCAAATTCACTCAACAATCTCATTTTGAACTCAGATTCCAGTCCAGTTTTTGAAAAATCTTTGAATCTGTGGATAGAAGATCAAAGCAGCTCAATTTGTAGTACAAAATCAAGCTTATAAAGTCTgtctacattttgaaaaacagctGCAGCTCTCAAAGCCACACAGAGAGCTCTGCAAGACAGCAAAGCTGATACTGCTCTGTAAAATACTGATCTACAGCACTGCCTTCAGACTGGACGGTTCAGTTCCTGGACACCAGaggttgtgtttcctttccacCAGCGAATCCTGGAGCCCAGGAGCCCAGAGATCAGAGCTAAGAAGAGCAGCAGGAAGGGAGGGATCAGCTGGAGGAAAAGAATTGGAGAATTCCCTCCACCGTCAGGATCTGCAATAATAGAGAGAttgtattaatccatccattttcaatcaTCATCTAAAGGTCATGGGGAAGCCCCAGATCTCTCCATCTCACACTGTCCCCGCATGTTGGACACACCTCTGttctctccctctcacactgTCCCTGCACGTTGGACACACCTCCGATCGctccctctcacactgccctgcacactggacactcacactcacgcaatattcagaaacaagtttatttttccattaccACACATACCATTTTGACAAGAGCAGTGCACCTTTATAATGTTACAGAGAACTGAAATTGTCAGGAAACCTCTTACCTCCCACAGTGACTGTCACAGTGCTGATGGTGTTTCCGtgaaggtccctcactgtgtagctcccctgatcagctggagtgagggagcgCAGTTTCAGAGAGCCGTCCCACACCGACACTCTGTCTCTctactgggggacacagctggctgtgctgttctggatAGAACACACTCAGGTCGAGTCTCCAGCTCCTGCAgggtcaaacagcacctccactggctctccagtgaacagagggacagacagagaggctccaggctgcagggtgaggaCTTCTGAGTAAGCTGGGaagaaaaaacaatccaactcaATCTTTCTGAAACAGGTGATGAGATTGAAAGATTTCTTtagaatgacaaaaaaaattgggtggcactgtggcacagtgtttagcatcgctgcctcacagcactaagGCCCTGGGGcaagttcctggggtgctgtctctgtggagtttgcatgttcatgtgggtttcctcccacagtccaaagacatgctggtgggttaactggcttctgggaaaattggccctggtgtgagtgtcctgtATGTGTCCTGTGTGATGGACCTGTCCAGAgtatgtgtgtcctgtgtgtgttctgtccagggtgaaccctgctTTATGCCCACTGATTGACagaacaggctccagctcccaaaataaaaacagtttataaACAGATATAACAGTTTCGTGTTAacctttacaaacaaaatgttgacATTCATGCTGAAGCAGGATCGATATTCACACTGCACATTTCCAGCTCTGCAATATCACTACCGAAACATACTGCAGAAGTCCGAGTGAGATCCCCAAGATCTGCTAACAAAGGCTATCTCAACATATGTGTTAGAGCATACAAAAGTGACTTGTACCAATGGCTGCAACAACACATGCCCCTCTACATGTGTTAAAagggataataataatgatgatgataataaaaataataataataataaaaataattgcttacacttatatagagcttttctggacactccactcaaagcgctttacaggtaatggggaatcccactccaccaccaatgtgcagccccacctggatgatgctctagtccgctcaccacacaccagctctcagtggggaggagagcagagtgatgaagccagttcatagatggggattattaggaggtcatgattggtaagggtcaatgggaaatttggccaggacgtcagggttacacccctacatgGACATGTAACAAAATGCGATTTGACATGTTAAAAGTATGAAATATGACTTTTGTTTCTGGGCCTGTATGCTGTATATAAGAACTCGGTACCCCTTGCATTGAGCGTGTCCGTTCTGCAGGACAGACCCAGCACATGTTGCTTTCCTTATTAATCTCAATAAAcactgaatctgcacaagactgcGTCCTactcctctgatgaagaattttCCCACAGGACATGCTAATgacaaatgtaatgttttccAGATTTTTCACTATCATTTCTTCAACAGCGTCTGTTAGGGATCTGGTCTATTATTGTGGGGCTGGAACTGGAGTCTCCCCCCGTCACACCTGTAAGGACTCTAGCAGCCAAGAGAGGGGAAAAGCGACCTGTCGCTGGAAGACGTGCAGGTAAATGTTCTTGGCACGATAACAAAGGTTGCAAAAGACATCGACACAGAGGTAACTGAAAGCTGTGCAGAGCAACAAAATGAAGACATCGTTGCTAAAGTGCTGCCAATCCAGGAGGAGGATTTCGTCTACTGACAGAGTCCAACGCGTCAGGAGAGCCAACATGTGGACTTGCAAAGCCCAGAGCCATCATTATAGGATTCATCAGAAGGATgacgagggacatgctgtggcgagcggccAGAGAGAACAAGTCTCTGAAGGCCAAAGACCTGAGGATTGCAGAGGATCTGTCTGCCGAGGACAGGCACACCAGGGACCAGCTGTGGGATAGAGATCCGTGGCCAGTGACTGTCCAGCCCAAGAGATCTCCCTGTAGAGGTTATGAACGCGGTTAATGCTGAACACGGTGGTGTTGTTATCACTTTTAAGGGTTTGAAACTCGCAGTTCAGTAGCTTCACCCCCCCAAAGAGTTTTTTCTATATTGTTTGTGtctttttctattttctctATTAACCCCAGAGGTATTAGGAATATAGTTAAAAGAAAGGCgatttttccattttgaaaaaagaagagagcagacttttatttttattttttttacaagaaacacCTTGTCACCAAAAGATCAGCCTGattttcagttttggaaaagtCAATGGGGGGATGACATTTGGATTTCTAGTGGTACTAATCATTCAGCCGGCGTTGCCATCTTAAAGGGGCACTTTAAAGGGAAAATTCTTTATTATAAGATAGTATGGATACAGTCCGATGGCAAATCAGTTCAATGTCCGGGCTACAGGAATATGTCCAGGATTACACCATGTGTTGTGAACAAGCACCGCGAGACCCCCCTCCTTTCCTCTCGGTGGCGTTTATGTCTGCCTTCGAGtccagaatacagtatattcctgcAGCCACATCTCAGTAAAACAGTGCTCCCAGCATGTCCAtcttataagataagatcactttattagccctatacaatttcttgcattagggattcatcttttcacagaccccagcttcctctccatgagacacacagacagggagagagacgctgggggtcagagcccagggtcagctatttataAAGCGTCCCTGGAGccgttggggttcagggccttgctcaggggcccaaaggagtaggattcctctgccagccgcgggatttgaaccagcaaccttctagccgcagatcctgagccacagagccaccgcaccgcccTATTATTCGCTAAGGACCTCACATTTCCCATAATGATCGAAGGAAGACAGGACttaaatctccttctcttcgCGTCGCACCGGGCCCTGCAGCCTCGGCGTTTCCTTCTCAGCTCCTCCGGGACTGATGGCTTCTCCCCGGTTAGTAGAGCCAGACTGTGTTGgagatgagccttgaccccatggaggtggtggctgagaggagaatgctgaccaagctcacagccatcataaacaacacctctcatccgcttcatgggactgttactgggcagcggagtatatttagcaatagactgctccagcaacggtgttcaagggaacgtttccacaggtctttcctcccggcggctgtcagggtgtataacgctgccctaggctaggactgttagcccttcatctgctcctctatggacagcatgtttactccattgtactttttggacaatcagtctgtgtgaacctatgcacattttgcacatattttattgtttttacagtgactatgatcagcaca belongs to Lepisosteus oculatus isolate fLepOcu1 chromosome 14, fLepOcu1.hap2, whole genome shotgun sequence and includes:
- the LOC138242745 gene encoding uncharacterized protein isoform X1, which encodes MLPSAQSRFLFLPWGGIQAVNLSFHLYSLPSLYSLMAGGGNANFLAETSLISPLQTSAVFAAAVQCRFSCRLGESTLVWDPPGRMALPTIPAAFLLVLWTTESCAGPVTVRFLDSATLPCISKDPAPVDQPAVKWVLSTGRPVLYVEGGRPHSGPGFEHRAQMSGDKARLGNYSLTIAAVTFSDTGLYECYREAERDHLQFLEDTYLTVTAHEENVTHQSGASLSLPLHTTGPVEVLFDPAGSTQSSRVLLSSAGPPDPGYEHRVSVQNSSLTLHSLTPADQGSYTVRDLQGNTISTVTVTVGAQRVTVTLQPGASLSVPLLTGEPVEVLFDPAGGGNWTSVCSVQNSTASCVPQYRDRVLVENQELRLQDLRASDEGIYTVLLSHIQKAVSTVSLTVEDPLRHRSVGVITGVTGVGVAGVILAILGVWVGMRRSRTTIRNDRTYELTRRDDAPNDSSSAISPPADQPETGSQNGVCPQVPGVQVTEETGDGHSDPVVSNGHRLQG
- the LOC138242745 gene encoding uncharacterized protein isoform X2, whose product is MLPSAQSRFLFLPWGGIQAVNLSFHLYSLPSLYSLMAGGGNANFLAETSLISPLQTSAVFAAAVQCRFSCRLGESTLVWDPPGRMALPTIPAAFLLVLWTTGRPVLYVEGGRPHSGPGFEHRAQMSGDKARLGNYSLTIAAVTFSDTGLYECYREAERDHLQFLEDTYLTVTAHEENVTHQSGASLSLPLHTTGPVEVLFDPAGSTQSSRVLLSSAGPPDPGYEHRVSVQNSSLTLHSLTPADQGSYTVRDLQGNTISTVTVTVGAQRVTVTLQPGASLSVPLLTGEPVEVLFDPAGGGNWTSVCSVQNSTASCVPQYRDRVLVENQELRLQDLRASDEGIYTVLLSHIQKAVSTVSLTVEDPLRHRSVGVITGVTGVGVAGVILAILGVWVGMRRSRTTIRNDRTYELTRRDDAPNDSSSAISPPADQPETGSQNGVCPQVPGVQVTEETGDGHSDPVVSNGHRLQG
- the LOC138242745 gene encoding uncharacterized protein isoform X3, coding for MLPSAQSRFLFLPWGGIQAVNLSFHLYSLPSLYSLMAGGGNANFLAETSLISPLQTSAVFAAAVQCRFSCRLGESTLVWDPPGRMALPTIPAAFLLVLWTTESCAGPVTVRFLDSATLPCISKDPAPVDQPAVKWVLSTGRPVLYVEGGRPHSGPGFEHRAQMSGDKARLGNYSLTIAAVTFSDTGLYECYREAERDHLQFLEDTYLTVTAHEENVTHQSGASLSLPLHTTGPVEVLFDPAGSTQSSRVLLSSAGPPDPGYEHRVSVQNSSLTLHSLTPADQGSYTVRDLQGNTISTVTVTVGAQRVTVTLQPGASLSVPLLTGEPVEVLFDPAGGGNWTSVCSVQNSTASCVPQYRDRVLVENQELRLQDLRASDEGIYTVLLSHIQKAVSTVSLTVEGLSE